From Cydia pomonella isolate Wapato2018A chromosome 26, ilCydPomo1, whole genome shotgun sequence, one genomic window encodes:
- the LOC133532159 gene encoding bifunctional endo-1,4-beta-xylanase XylA-like — protein sequence MKAYICIILCFVAVTFCSEFNVKKDAQDTTAADGVSKNLETERRKLIREKQDIINEKPHRNQGTDQDWNAYRQKWNEYGMKWDAHHARQEVGTLSDKRNKRDVQDSTTDEEKQIILNEKSRGNKGNDKDWNTYRQKWNVYGNKWNEYHTRRNTQSEKREKRDVQESTSDANLETEQRNLIRGKQDIVNEKPHGNQGTDQDWNAYRQKWNEYGNKWDAHHARQEAGKLSDKRNKRYVQVSTKDEEKLIIFKEKPRGNKGNDKDWKTYRQKWNEYGNKWNEYHTTRNTQSEKREKRDVQESTTDANLETERRNLIRGKQDIVNEKPHGNQGTDQDWNAYRQKWNEYGNKWDAHHVRQEAGTLSDKRNKRDVQVSTKNEEKLIIFNEKPLGNKGNDKDWKTYRQKWNEYGNKWNEYNTTRNTQSAKREKRDVQESITGANLETERRNLIRGKQDIVNEKPHGNQGTDQDWNAYRRKWNEYGNKREH from the coding sequence ATGAAGGCGTATATCTGCATCATCCTCTGCTTCGTAGCAGTAACATTTTGTTCTGAATTCAACGTCAAAAAAGATGCTCAAGACACGACTGCAGCAGATGGAGTTTCTAAAAACTTGGAAACTGAGCGAAGAAAACTAATCAGAGAAAAACAAGATATAATCAATGAGAAACCTCATAGAAATCAAGGTACTGATCAAGATTGGAACGCTTACAGACAGAAATGGAACGAATATGGAATGAAGTGGGACGCGCACCATGCTAGGCAAGAAGTAGGAACATTAAGtgataaaagaaacaaaagagATGTACAAGATTCTACAACAGATGAGGAAAAGCAAATTATATTAAACGAAAAATCTCGTGGAAATAAAGGAAATGACAAAGATTGGAACACTTACAGGCAGAAATGGAACGTATATGGAAATAAGTGGAATGAGTACCATACTAGACGAAATACACAGAGTGAGAAAAGAGAGAAAAGAGATGTACAAGAGTCTACATCAGATGCCAACTTGGAAACTGAGCAAAGAAACCTAATCAGAGGAAAACAAGATATAGTAAATGAGAAACCTCATGGCAATCAAGGCACTGATCAAGATTGGAACGCTTACAGACAGAAATGGAACGAATATGGAAATAAGTGGGACGCGCACCATGCTAGGCAAGAAGCGGGAAAATTAAGtgataaaagaaacaaaagatatgtACAAGTTTCTACAAAAGATGAagaaaaactaattatatttaaagaaaaacctCGTGGAAATAAAGGAAATGACAAAGATTGGAAAACTTACAGGCAGAAATGGAACGAATATGGAAATAAGTGGAACGAGTACCATACTACACGGAATACACAGAGTGAGAAAAGAGAGAAAAGAGATGTACAAGAGTCTACAACAGATGCCAACTTAGAAACTGAGCGAAGAAACCTAATCAGAGGAAAACAAGATATAGTAAATGAGAAACCTCATGGCAATCAAGGCACTGATCAAGATTGGAACGCTTACAGACAGAAATGGAACGAATATGGAAATAAGTGGGACGCGCACCATGTTAGGCAAGAAGCAGGAACATTAAGtgataaaagaaacaaaagagATGTACAAGTTTCTacaaaaaatgaagaaaaactaattatattCAACGAAAAACCTCTTGGAAATAAAGGAAATGACAAAGATTGGAAAACTTACAGGCAGAAATGGAACGAATATGGAAATAAGTGGAACGAGTACAATACTACACGGAATACACAAAGTGCGAAAAGAGAGAAAAGAGATGTACAAGAGTCTATAACAGGTGCCAACTTGGAAACTGAGCGAAGAAACCTAATCAGAGGAAAACAGGATATAGTAAATGAGAAACCTCATGGCAATCAAGGCACTGATCAAGATTGGAACGCTTACAGACGGAAATGGAACGAATATGGAAATAAGCGGGAACATTAA